The genomic DNA ATAGACCACTCAAAAAAGTCTATTGATGTCGCTATGTACTCATTTACATCAAGACCTCTTGCTCAAAGCCTAATAAATGCGAAAAAGCGCGGCGTAAAAGTGCGATTGCTACTTGATGGAGAATGGAATAGCCCAAAAAATAAATATTCAAAATTTGCTTATTTAATAAAACATGGTATTGATATCAGATTTGCAAAGCCACACAGATATTACGATAGATACGGCATAATGCATAATAAGTTTGCCATTTTTGACGATAAAATTGTTGAAACGGGCTCTCTCAACTGGACTGCACAGGCTCCTAAGGCAAACGATGAAAATGTTTTAATTATTGATAGGTCAGATATTGCAAATATTTACAAAAAACAATTTGAGGAATTATGGAATCAAGCGCTGCCTGCAAAAGAATAATTGATGCTAATTTGAATCGTTCAAAAGAAGCTCTTCGTGTAGTTGAAGATATAATAAGGTTTGGATATGATGATGAAGAATTAGCAACTTTCTCTAAAAGCATACGTGCACTTTTAGGTTCTATTGCAAAAAAACATATTGATTCAATTGAACACAGAGATACACAAAATGACTGTTTAACAAAAGTAACACTGAAAGAAGAAAAAAATAGAGATTCTTTATTTGATGTTTTAATTGCAAACTTTAAAAGAACCGAGGAATCTTTACGTGTTTTGGAAGAAGTCTTTAAATTAATTAATATTGACAGTTCATTATTATGCAAACAGGCAAGATACGATACTTATATACTGGAAAAAAAAGTATATGATAGATATAAAAAACATTAGAAATTTTTCAATCATAGCCCATATTGACCATGGCAAATCAACGCTTGCTGATAGACTGATTGAAAAAACCGGCTCTCTTGATAAAAGGCAGATGAAAGATCAGGTTTTAGATAATCTTGAAGTGGAACGCAGGCATGGTATAACCGTAAAAGCTCAAGCTGTTAGAATGGAGTATTTATACGATGGTGTCTTATACGAATTAAATATGATTGATACTCCAGGCCATGCTGATTTTACATACGAGGTATCAAAAAGCTTATCGGCATGCGAGGGTGCATTGCTTGTAGTTGATGCCACACAAGGTGTTGAGGCACAAACGGTTGCAAATTTATATTTAGCTTTAGAAAACAACCTTGAAATAATACCTGTTATAAACAAAATAGATTTACCCACAGCAGATATAGAAAAAACAAAAAGTGAAATAGAAAATTTGGGTTTAGATGCTTCCGGTGCTATTTTGATTTCAGCAAAAAACGATATAGGTACCGATAAAGTTTTGGAAGCCATAATAAAATATATACCTCCACCAAAAATCAATAACGAAGAGACACTTAAAGCTCTTATTATTGATTCATGGTATGATAACTATAAAGGTGTTGTTTGTCTTGTTAGAGTATTTGAAGGCGAAATCAAGATTAGCGATCGTATAATGATATTTTCAAATAAAAAAGAGTATAATGTTGAAAGTATAAGCGTATTGACACCAAAACCAAAAGAAATAGAAACTTTGCATGCCGGTGAAGTTGGTATTTTAATATCCAATATTAAAAATATAGAAGATGTGCTTGTTGGTGATACTATTACGCTTGCAAGTAACCCAGCAAAAGAAGCGCTTAAAGGTTTTAAAAAAATAAAGCCATTTGTATATGCTGGCATATACCCCACAGACACGGAAAAATACGATGATTTAAAAGAAGGTTTAGAAAAACTTAAATTAAATGACTCAAGTTTGGAATTTGAACCAGAAAAAAGCGATTCTTTAGGTTTTGGCTTTAGATGTGGTTTTTTAGGCATGCTTCATATGAATATAACAAAAGAACGCTTAGAAGAAGAATTTGATTTAGATATAGTTGTTACTACGCCATCTGTTTTGTATAAGGTAGAAAAAACCGATGGTAGCATGATTGAAGTTTCAAATCCCAAAGACTTACCTGAACCCCAATTTATTAAATCTATTTTAGAGCCTTATGTAAGCATTGATGTTATAACTCCATCTGAGTATATTGGTAGCGTATTAAACTTGTTGCAGGAAAAAAGAGGATATCAAAAAAATTTAAGCTATTTATCTGCAAATAGATGTTTAATTACCTACAGTGCTCCTTTATCTGAAACAATAACAAACTTTTATGATACGCTTAAATCAATAACAAGGGGTTATGCTTCTTTTAATTACGAATTTGAGGGATATAAGCCATCAGATCTTGTAAAAATGATCATTTTAATAAACAACGAACCAATAGATAGTTTTTCTCAAATTGTTCATAAAGATAAAGCCTACACTCAGGCTCGTGAGGTGCTAGCAAAACTCAAAGAATTTGTGCCAAGGCAATTGTTTGAGATAAGACTTCAGGCAAAAGTAGGTGGCAAAATTATAGCAAAAGAGGAAATAAAAGCTCTTCGAAAAGATGTGCTTGCAAAATGCTATGGTGGTGATATAACACGCAAAAGAAAATTGCTTGAAAAGCAAAAAGAAGGCAAAAAAAAGTTAAAACAATTAGGTAAGGTTGCTATATCAAAGGAGGCCTTTATGAAACTTTTGGAACCCACAAAAAGATAAAAAGGAGTGGTTATGTCAAAAAAATTTTGGGATTGGACAAAATCAATACTTATAGCGCTATTAATAGCGCTTTTTATAAGGACATTTTTTATTGAAGCTTTTAAAATTCCATCTGGTTCAATGGAGCCCACACTATTGCCTGGCGATTATATACTTGTAAACAAGATATCCTACGGCATAAAGATACCTTTTACGCATGAATTTTTATGGAAAGGCAAAGACCCAAAAGTTGGAGATATTGTAGTTTTTAGGTATCCACCTGACCCAAGCGTGCATTTTATTAAACGTTGCATGGGTGTACCCGGTGATACGGTTCAGATAATAAACAGGCAGGTTTACATAAATGGTAAAAAAGTCTATGAACCATACGCTTATTTTTCGAGTCCTATTATTTATCCAAGAAATGCTCAAATACCAGGCATCACAACGCCTTATGGCTCAAGGGATAATTGGGGGCCTGTTAAGGTTCCACCACATGAGTATTTTATGATGGGTGACAACAGGGATAATTCTTACGACTCAAGGTTCTGGGGTTTTGTGCCTCGCTACGATATTACAGGTGAGCCGTTTATTATTTATTTTTCAATTTATCATTGGAAAATAAGATTCAATCGAATATTTAAGATTATAAATACAAATGCTCAAGATGGAAGATAAATTTTGCGATGAAAAAATTATAAATTTACCAAATAGTTTATCTTTTTTTAGAATTATACTCATTGCTCCAACAATCTATTTACTTTTAAACGAGTTTTACAAGCAGGCTTTTTTTGTATTATTTATTGCATCAGTTACAGACTTTCTGGATGGTTTTTTGGCTAGAAAGTTAAACCAGACTACACTTATTGGCAAACTTCTTGATCCTTTGGCAGATAAAATTTTGATAAATTATGCATTTTTGCTTTTTACAATAAAAGGAGCTATACCACAATTTTTGTGGGTTACAGTATTTTTTAAAGATACAGTTTTGATTGTTGGAAGCCTTGTAATTTTGACATACAATAAAGAACATGTCATAAAAAGCTCTTATGCAGGTAAACTTGCTACATTTTTTCAAATTGTTCTTTTGCTTTATATTTTGTTTGAGAAACTTAATATTTTGCACAATAATTTAGCTTTAAGTGTTATCGTATATATAACCTTTGCATTTTCGATTTTTGCTCTGTTGCATTATGTAAAAAAAGCTTTATATTTAATTAAAGCTTAAGGGAGGTTTTTAATGAAAAAAAATGTAGGTGGACTTGACCAAAAGATTAGATATGCAATTGGTGCTGGTTTG from Desulfurella sp. includes the following:
- a CDS encoding phospholipase D family protein yields the protein MLLLQKKRLTIIFSVLFLVLNNIAYARDIEVYFTPSDVPIEKIVNLIDHSKKSIDVAMYSFTSRPLAQSLINAKKRGVKVRLLLDGEWNSPKNKYSKFAYLIKHGIDIRFAKPHRYYDRYGIMHNKFAIFDDKIVETGSLNWTAQAPKANDENVLIIDRSDIANIYKKQFEELWNQALPAKE
- the lepA gene encoding translation elongation factor 4; this translates as MIDIKNIRNFSIIAHIDHGKSTLADRLIEKTGSLDKRQMKDQVLDNLEVERRHGITVKAQAVRMEYLYDGVLYELNMIDTPGHADFTYEVSKSLSACEGALLVVDATQGVEAQTVANLYLALENNLEIIPVINKIDLPTADIEKTKSEIENLGLDASGAILISAKNDIGTDKVLEAIIKYIPPPKINNEETLKALIIDSWYDNYKGVVCLVRVFEGEIKISDRIMIFSNKKEYNVESISVLTPKPKEIETLHAGEVGILISNIKNIEDVLVGDTITLASNPAKEALKGFKKIKPFVYAGIYPTDTEKYDDLKEGLEKLKLNDSSLEFEPEKSDSLGFGFRCGFLGMLHMNITKERLEEEFDLDIVVTTPSVLYKVEKTDGSMIEVSNPKDLPEPQFIKSILEPYVSIDVITPSEYIGSVLNLLQEKRGYQKNLSYLSANRCLITYSAPLSETITNFYDTLKSITRGYASFNYEFEGYKPSDLVKMIILINNEPIDSFSQIVHKDKAYTQAREVLAKLKEFVPRQLFEIRLQAKVGGKIIAKEEIKALRKDVLAKCYGGDITRKRKLLEKQKEGKKKLKQLGKVAISKEAFMKLLEPTKR
- the lepB gene encoding signal peptidase I, which translates into the protein MSKKFWDWTKSILIALLIALFIRTFFIEAFKIPSGSMEPTLLPGDYILVNKISYGIKIPFTHEFLWKGKDPKVGDIVVFRYPPDPSVHFIKRCMGVPGDTVQIINRQVYINGKKVYEPYAYFSSPIIYPRNAQIPGITTPYGSRDNWGPVKVPPHEYFMMGDNRDNSYDSRFWGFVPRYDITGEPFIIYFSIYHWKIRFNRIFKIINTNAQDGR
- a CDS encoding CDP-alcohol phosphatidyltransferase family protein; the protein is MEDKFCDEKIINLPNSLSFFRIILIAPTIYLLLNEFYKQAFFVLFIASVTDFLDGFLARKLNQTTLIGKLLDPLADKILINYAFLLFTIKGAIPQFLWVTVFFKDTVLIVGSLVILTYNKEHVIKSSYAGKLATFFQIVLLLYILFEKLNILHNNLALSVIVYITFAFSIFALLHYVKKALYLIKA